Proteins co-encoded in one Paracoccus aestuarii genomic window:
- a CDS encoding ABC transporter permease: protein MSALPLLGVWLGGWALNIWLARFDTRATRALVAVIFGATIVILWEMAVRIYAIPTVILPAPSQIADSFVANRSILWTDFVQTILRGALTGWVIGALAAILTAIAIDRSPFLQRGLLPIGNFVAALPIVGIAPILVMWFGFDWQSKAAVVVVMVFFPILVNMVAGLKATDPMQRDLMASWAAPYGASLWKLRLPAAMPFLFNGLKITTTLALIGAIVAEFFGSPTRGMGFRISTAVGRLDLPLVWAEIVVAALAGTLFYGLVALIEKKVTFWHPSQRT, encoded by the coding sequence ATGAGCGCGCTTCCCCTGCTGGGCGTGTGGCTGGGCGGATGGGCGCTGAACATCTGGCTGGCGCGGTTCGACACGCGGGCGACGCGGGCGTTGGTGGCGGTGATCTTCGGCGCAACCATCGTCATCCTGTGGGAGATGGCCGTCCGCATCTATGCGATCCCGACCGTCATCCTGCCCGCCCCCAGCCAGATCGCCGACAGCTTCGTGGCGAACCGGTCGATCCTGTGGACGGATTTCGTCCAGACCATCCTGCGCGGCGCGCTGACCGGATGGGTGATCGGCGCCTTGGCCGCGATCCTGACCGCCATTGCCATCGACCGCAGCCCGTTCCTGCAGCGCGGCCTGCTGCCCATCGGCAATTTCGTGGCGGCCCTGCCCATTGTCGGCATCGCCCCGATCCTGGTCATGTGGTTCGGCTTCGACTGGCAGTCCAAGGCCGCCGTGGTCGTGGTCATGGTCTTCTTTCCGATCCTGGTGAACATGGTGGCGGGGCTGAAGGCCACGGACCCGATGCAGCGCGACCTGATGGCCAGCTGGGCCGCCCCCTATGGCGCGTCCCTGTGGAAGCTGCGCCTGCCGGCCGCGATGCCGTTCCTGTTCAACGGGTTGAAGATCACCACCACCTTGGCGCTGATCGGGGCGATCGTTGCCGAATTCTTCGGCAGCCCGACGCGGGGGATGGGGTTTCGCATCTCGACCGCGGTGGGGCGGCTGGACCTGCCGCTGGTCTGGGCGGAAATTGTCGTGGCGGCGCTTGCGGGCACGCTGTTCTATGGGCTTGTCGCGCTGATCGAAAAGAAGGTGACGTTCTGGCACCCGTCGCAGCGCACATGA
- a CDS encoding ABC transporter substrate-binding protein: MRHLMLSAAGLALMAGAAKADDLTLQLKWVTQAQFAGYYVAQDQGFYEEEGVNVTILPGGPDIAPTQVLAGGGADVVVEWMPAALAARERGLPLVNIAQPFKSSGMMLTCLAETGITDPATDFAGKTLGVWFSGNEYPFLSWMNTLGLSTEGGPEGVTVLKQGFNVDPLLQKQAACISTMTYNEYGQVLDAGLTEDDLITFKYEDQGVATLEDGLYVLESTLEDSEKVTSLVRFVRASMRGWEWAAENPEEAARIVLENDETGAQTLEHQTRMMSEIALLLEGSDGTLDEADYQRTVDILLAGGSDPVISAAPEGAWVSTITDRAFD; the protein is encoded by the coding sequence ATGAGACATCTGATGCTTTCCGCCGCGGGCCTGGCCCTGATGGCAGGCGCCGCCAAGGCCGACGACCTGACGCTGCAGCTGAAATGGGTGACCCAGGCCCAGTTCGCGGGCTATTACGTGGCCCAGGACCAAGGCTTCTACGAGGAAGAAGGCGTGAACGTCACCATCCTGCCCGGCGGTCCCGACATCGCACCGACCCAGGTGCTGGCGGGCGGCGGCGCGGATGTGGTCGTGGAATGGATGCCCGCGGCCTTGGCGGCGCGCGAACGCGGCCTGCCCTTGGTCAACATCGCCCAGCCCTTCAAGTCCTCGGGCATGATGCTGACCTGTCTGGCCGAGACGGGGATCACCGACCCGGCCACGGATTTCGCGGGCAAGACCTTGGGCGTCTGGTTCTCGGGGAACGAATATCCCTTCCTGTCCTGGATGAACACGCTCGGCCTCTCGACCGAGGGCGGGCCGGAGGGCGTGACGGTGCTGAAGCAGGGCTTCAACGTCGATCCGCTGCTGCAGAAGCAGGCCGCCTGCATCAGCACCATGACCTATAACGAATACGGCCAGGTGCTGGATGCCGGCCTGACCGAGGATGACCTGATCACCTTCAAATACGAGGATCAGGGCGTGGCCACGCTGGAGGACGGGCTCTATGTCCTGGAATCCACGCTGGAGGACAGCGAGAAGGTGACCAGCCTGGTCCGCTTCGTCCGCGCCAGCATGCGCGGATGGGAATGGGCCGCCGAGAACCCGGAGGAGGCCGCCCGCATCGTCCTGGAGAATGACGAGACCGGCGCCCAGACCCTGGAACACCAGACCCGCATGATGTCCGAGATCGCCCTGCTGCTGGAGGGCTCGGACGGCACGCTGGACGAGGCCGATTACCAGCGCACCGTGGACATCCTGCTGGCCGGCGGATCGGATCCGGTGATCTCGGCCGCGCCCGAGGGGGCATGGGTGTCGACCATCACCGACCGCGCCTTCGACTGA
- a CDS encoding efflux RND transporter permease subunit codes for MNAMIAAGFSRARTVILVMIALIASGFMAYVSIPKESMPEVDIPIFIVNVTYSGVSTEDAAKLLAEPIERQVNSLDGLRRMQTVASEGFASVTLEFRPGFDQDAALQSVKDAVDDAGPDIPPGADGPFVREIDMSLFPILTVALSGQVPERELIRLGRLLSDRIETVGGVLQADLTGDREDQLEILIDPLALETYGISPGQLSQAVRANNQLIAAGSFDTGAGRLGVSIPGTVVQMDEIMSIPVLVDGATVLRVQDVAEVRQTFKDPVTFARIDGQPALAIDVRKSAGSNIIDTVAAVRQVVAQTTADWPEQVSVVFMNDQSEEMQTLLSDLQNNVIAAVVLVMLVTVLFLGVRASLLVAVAIPGSFLGGILIIWALGFTLNVIVLFALILVVGMLVDGAIVVVELGERLIAKGHSKTEAFRMAAQRMAWPITSSTATTLAVFFPLLFWPGLAGQFMFYLPATMIATLLMSLLMALLFVPVTGTLLGGGQDMAPEPIGQEPDSLMGRLSGWTIARPGATIGLAILGVLVILYAYAQLGRGVEFFPQTDAERAQVQITANGNMSVEESDQLVRLIEGQILGFDGVERVYSRTIGSVEQRVRSNLSSDVIGQIQVEFTDWRGRAASDEVIDRMRAATAEVPGLGIQIEAAASGPGAARPVQIEVSATNREMLQQASQTIERMMEEAGTFVDIANDTPRPNPEIRLIVDREESARYGLDIDTIGTAVQLLTTGVNLGTYLPDFADDEVDIALRYPPDQRNFENLAALRVAGPSGAQVPISNVLQIVPAPAPAAITRIAGRETQTLTADIAPGSTLQAELARIDAAIAQADLPDGVEVNFGGEIEDQEEAMTFLMGAFVAAIFLMFTILLIQMNSFFQAGLVLTAIIFSITGVFLGLMIRQEAFSIVMSGIGIMALAGVVVNNNIVLIDAFNEHRDAGIGPDEAARRAAAERVRPVLLTASTTVIGLLPMVMGMTIDFTGRDLFFGAPSGQFWIQLSTGIAGGLVVATAVTLMLTPTLLAWDGRRRLRRAERRDRKRQSRAMPQPAE; via the coding sequence ATGAACGCGATGATTGCCGCGGGCTTTTCGCGCGCCCGGACAGTCATCCTGGTCATGATCGCGCTGATCGCGTCGGGCTTCATGGCCTATGTCTCGATTCCCAAGGAATCGATGCCCGAGGTCGATATCCCGATCTTCATCGTCAACGTCACCTATAGCGGCGTCAGCACCGAGGACGCCGCCAAGCTGCTGGCCGAGCCGATCGAACGGCAGGTCAATTCGCTGGACGGGCTGCGGCGGATGCAGACGGTGGCCTCGGAGGGTTTCGCCTCGGTCACGCTGGAATTCCGTCCCGGCTTCGATCAGGACGCGGCGCTGCAATCGGTCAAGGATGCGGTGGACGATGCCGGCCCCGACATCCCGCCCGGCGCCGACGGCCCCTTCGTGCGTGAAATCGACATGTCGCTCTTTCCGATCCTGACGGTCGCGCTGTCGGGCCAGGTGCCGGAGCGCGAGCTGATCCGCCTCGGCCGCCTGCTCAGCGACCGGATCGAGACGGTGGGCGGTGTGCTGCAGGCCGATCTGACCGGCGACCGCGAGGACCAGCTGGAGATCCTGATCGACCCCTTGGCGCTGGAGACCTATGGCATATCGCCGGGCCAGCTGTCGCAGGCGGTGCGCGCCAACAACCAGCTGATCGCGGCGGGGTCCTTCGACACCGGCGCGGGGCGGCTCGGGGTGTCGATCCCCGGCACCGTGGTCCAGATGGACGAGATCATGTCCATCCCCGTCCTGGTCGACGGGGCCACGGTGCTGCGCGTGCAGGACGTGGCCGAGGTGCGCCAGACCTTCAAGGACCCGGTGACCTTTGCCCGCATCGACGGCCAGCCCGCTTTGGCGATCGACGTGCGCAAATCGGCCGGGTCGAACATCATCGACACCGTCGCCGCCGTCCGCCAGGTCGTGGCCCAGACCACCGCGGACTGGCCCGAACAGGTCAGCGTCGTCTTCATGAACGACCAGTCCGAGGAGATGCAGACCCTGCTGTCGGACCTGCAGAACAACGTCATCGCGGCGGTGGTTCTGGTCATGCTGGTAACCGTGCTGTTTCTGGGGGTGCGCGCATCGCTGCTGGTGGCGGTGGCCATTCCCGGGTCGTTCCTGGGCGGCATCCTGATCATCTGGGCGCTCGGCTTCACGCTGAACGTCATCGTGCTGTTCGCGCTGATCCTGGTGGTGGGGATGCTGGTCGACGGCGCCATCGTCGTGGTCGAGCTGGGCGAGCGGCTGATCGCCAAGGGCCACAGCAAGACCGAGGCCTTCCGCATGGCCGCGCAGCGCATGGCCTGGCCGATCACCTCATCCACCGCGACGACGCTGGCGGTGTTCTTTCCGCTGCTGTTCTGGCCGGGCCTGGCGGGGCAGTTCATGTTCTACCTGCCCGCGACGATGATCGCGACGCTGCTGATGTCGCTGCTGATGGCGCTGCTCTTCGTGCCGGTGACGGGGACGCTGCTGGGCGGCGGGCAGGACATGGCGCCCGAACCCATCGGGCAGGAGCCCGATTCGCTGATGGGCCGCCTGTCGGGCTGGACCATCGCGCGGCCCGGCGCGACCATCGGCTTGGCGATCCTGGGGGTGCTGGTCATCCTCTATGCCTATGCGCAGCTGGGCCGGGGGGTGGAATTCTTCCCCCAGACTGATGCCGAACGTGCGCAGGTCCAGATCACCGCAAACGGCAACATGTCGGTGGAGGAAAGCGACCAACTGGTGCGGCTGATCGAAGGCCAGATCCTGGGCTTCGACGGGGTGGAGCGGGTTTATTCCCGCACCATCGGATCGGTCGAACAGCGGGTCCGGTCCAACCTGTCCAGCGACGTGATCGGCCAGATCCAGGTGGAGTTCACCGATTGGCGCGGCCGCGCGGCCTCGGACGAGGTGATCGACCGCATGCGCGCCGCCACCGCCGAGGTGCCGGGCCTGGGCATCCAGATCGAGGCCGCGGCATCCGGCCCCGGCGCGGCCCGCCCCGTCCAGATCGAGGTTTCCGCCACCAACCGCGAGATGCTGCAGCAGGCATCCCAGACCATCGAGCGGATGATGGAGGAGGCGGGCACCTTCGTCGACATCGCCAATGACACGCCCCGCCCCAATCCCGAGATCCGGCTGATCGTCGATCGCGAGGAATCCGCCCGCTACGGGCTGGACATCGACACGATCGGCACGGCCGTCCAGCTGTTGACCACGGGGGTGAACCTGGGCACCTATCTGCCCGATTTCGCCGATGACGAGGTCGACATCGCCCTGCGCTATCCCCCCGACCAGCGCAATTTCGAGAACCTGGCCGCGCTGCGCGTGGCGGGGCCGTCGGGGGCGCAGGTGCCGATCTCGAACGTGCTGCAGATCGTCCCCGCCCCGGCCCCCGCCGCCATCACCCGCATCGCCGGGCGCGAGACCCAGACCCTGACCGCCGATATCGCGCCGGGCAGCACGCTGCAGGCCGAACTGGCCCGCATCGACGCGGCCATCGCCCAGGCCGATCTGCCCGACGGGGTCGAGGTCAATTTCGGCGGCGAGATCGAGGACCAGGAGGAGGCGATGACCTTCCTGATGGGCGCCTTCGTCGCGGCGATATTCCTGATGTTCACGATCCTGCTGATCCAGATGAACAGCTTCTTCCAGGCCGGGCTGGTGCTGACGGCGATCATCTTCTCGATCACCGGGGTGTTCCTGGGGCTGATGATCCGGCAGGAGGCCTTCTCGATCGTGATGAGCGGGATCGGCATCATGGCCTTGGCGGGCGTGGTGGTGAACAACAACATCGTGCTGATCGACGCCTTCAACGAACATCGCGATGCGGGCATCGGTCCCGACGAGGCCGCGCGCCGCGCCGCCGCCGAACGCGTGCGGCCGGTGCTGCTGACGGCATCGACCACGGTGATCGGGCTGCTGCCGATGGTGATGGGGATGACCATCGACTTCACCGGGCGGGACCTGTTCTTCGGCGCGCCTTCGGGCCAGTTCTGGATCCAGCTGTCGACCGGGATCGCGGGCGGGTTGGTGGTGGCGACGGCGGTGACGCTGATGCTGACGCCGACGCTGCTGGCCTGGGACGGGCGTCGCCGCCTGCGCCGGGCCGAACGGCGCGACCGCAAGCGCCAGTCCCGCGCCATGCCGCAACCTGCCGAGTAA
- a CDS encoding efflux RND transporter periplasmic adaptor subunit — protein sequence MKRFLSSSTLVFLAILGFLVFWIGGGMLNRQPPQQAEPVDVPVPHVAASLSAAEEIVPRTVLFGNVVPDQTSVLRARTSGIVEEVIRQGREVEEGEELARLSADDREAGVARAQASVSSAERDYDAARQLRSRGVTSEAELQSRFAQLESARAELRAAELELSNTRLRAPIAGTVSRVTAELGSFVDAGGEVLQIVRNDPLIAEVEVRQSEITSIRLDQIADVTFQGGRQTKGTVRFISPVATPETRTFRVELEIPNPGNEIPAGLSAEISLPLQPLRAHRLSPALVRLDDTGRIGVFTVADDGRTLRFAPIEIVQARAEAIWITGLPDEAHVVTISQGALSDGQEARISETPEAYRNVLGDREAPPDPASPEAATGLLGAANAAEAPRP from the coding sequence ATGAAGCGTTTCCTGTCATCCTCGACGCTGGTCTTTCTGGCGATCCTGGGCTTTCTGGTCTTCTGGATCGGCGGCGGCATGCTGAACCGCCAGCCGCCGCAACAGGCCGAACCCGTCGACGTGCCCGTCCCCCATGTCGCGGCCAGCCTGTCGGCCGCCGAGGAGATCGTGCCGCGCACGGTCCTCTTCGGCAATGTCGTGCCCGATCAGACCTCGGTCCTGCGGGCCCGTACCTCGGGCATCGTCGAGGAGGTCATCCGCCAAGGCCGCGAGGTCGAGGAGGGCGAGGAGCTGGCGCGCCTCTCCGCCGATGACCGCGAGGCCGGGGTGGCCCGCGCCCAGGCTTCGGTCAGCTCGGCCGAGCGCGACTATGACGCGGCCCGCCAGCTGCGCAGCCGCGGCGTCACCTCCGAGGCCGAGCTGCAGTCGCGTTTCGCCCAGCTGGAATCCGCCCGGGCCGAGCTGCGCGCCGCCGAGCTGGAACTGTCGAACACCCGCCTGCGCGCGCCCATCGCCGGCACCGTCAGCCGCGTCACCGCCGAACTGGGCAGCTTCGTCGATGCCGGCGGCGAGGTGCTGCAGATCGTGCGCAACGACCCCCTGATCGCCGAAGTCGAGGTCCGCCAGTCCGAGATCACCTCGATCCGGCTGGACCAGATCGCCGACGTGACCTTCCAGGGAGGCCGCCAGACCAAGGGCACGGTGCGCTTCATCTCGCCCGTGGCCACGCCCGAGACGCGCACCTTCCGCGTCGAGCTGGAGATCCCCAATCCCGGCAACGAGATCCCCGCAGGCCTCAGCGCCGAGATCTCGCTGCCGCTGCAACCCCTGCGCGCGCATCGCCTGTCGCCCGCACTGGTGCGGCTGGACGACACCGGCCGCATCGGAGTCTTTACCGTGGCGGATGACGGCCGGACCCTGCGCTTTGCCCCGATCGAGATCGTGCAGGCCCGCGCCGAGGCGATCTGGATCACCGGCCTGCCGGACGAGGCGCATGTGGTCACCATCTCGCAGGGGGCGCTGTCGGACGGCCAAGAGGCCCGCATCAGCGAGACGCCCGAGGCCTATCGCAACGTGCTGGGCGACCGCGAGGCGCCGCCCGACCCGGCATCGCCCGAGGCCGCGACCGGCCTTCTGGGCGCGGCCAATGCCGCCGAGGCGCCGCGGCCATGA
- the gshB gene encoding glutathione synthase → MSLYVALQMDPIEDVSVTADSTFRIGLEAEARGHRLFQYTVDQLRYDEGRVIARGRPVTLNRQQGSHARFGDWAEVELTEFDVIWLRQDPPFDMAYVTSTHLLDRVHPRALVVNDPFWVRNCPEKLMVLDFPDLTPPTMISRDPVAFKAFRARHGEIIVKPLYGNGGAGVFHLKPGDPNLSALLETFAGINREPMIAQKYLPAVVKGDKRIILVDGEPVGAINRVPQEGEARSNMHVGGRAEQVGLTDREREICARIGPVLRDKGLIFTGIDVIDGWLTEINVTSPTGIQELERFDGINAAEAIWEAIERRVAAR, encoded by the coding sequence ATGAGCCTTTACGTCGCCTTGCAGATGGACCCGATCGAGGATGTCTCGGTCACCGCTGACAGCACCTTTCGCATCGGGCTGGAGGCCGAGGCCCGGGGCCATCGCCTGTTCCAGTATACCGTGGATCAGCTGCGCTATGACGAAGGCCGGGTCATCGCCCGCGGCCGCCCGGTCACCCTGAACCGCCAGCAGGGCAGCCATGCCCGCTTCGGGGACTGGGCCGAGGTCGAGCTGACCGAATTCGACGTGATCTGGCTGCGCCAGGATCCGCCCTTCGACATGGCCTATGTCACCTCGACCCATCTGCTGGACCGGGTGCATCCCCGCGCGCTGGTCGTGAACGACCCGTTCTGGGTCAGGAACTGCCCTGAAAAGCTGATGGTGCTGGATTTCCCCGACCTGACGCCGCCCACGATGATCTCGCGCGACCCGGTCGCCTTCAAGGCCTTCCGCGCCCGTCATGGCGAGATCATCGTGAAGCCCCTCTATGGCAATGGCGGCGCGGGGGTGTTCCACCTGAAGCCGGGCGATCCGAACCTCTCGGCGCTGCTGGAGACCTTTGCGGGCATCAACCGCGAGCCGATGATCGCGCAGAAATACCTGCCCGCCGTGGTCAAGGGCGACAAGCGGATCATCCTGGTCGATGGCGAACCCGTGGGCGCCATCAACCGCGTCCCGCAGGAGGGCGAGGCCCGGTCGAACATGCATGTGGGCGGCCGCGCCGAACAGGTCGGCCTGACCGACCGCGAACGCGAGATCTGCGCCCGCATCGGCCCGGTCCTGCGGGACAAGGGGCTGATCTTCACCGGCATCGACGTGATCGACGGCTGGCTGACCGAGATCAACGTCACCTCGCCCACCGGCATCCAGGAACTGGAACGCTTCGACGGCATCAACGCGGCCGAGGCGATCTGGGAGGCTATCGAACGTCGCGTCGCCGCCCGCTGA
- a CDS encoding YraN family protein yields the protein MATTDLQPWARPGASGMRAGRGRRAALSGLMAEDNVLRHYQRAGAVLRDSRWRGQAGEIDLILQDGPDLVFVEVKSAATHAAAGGMLRPAQIRRIMASACDYCGRHGLDGATMRFDVALVDGLGRVEILANALVQD from the coding sequence ATGGCGACGACTGACCTGCAGCCCTGGGCGCGGCCCGGGGCATCCGGGATGCGCGCGGGGCGCGGCCGGCGTGCCGCCCTGTCCGGCCTGATGGCCGAGGACAACGTGCTGCGCCATTACCAGCGCGCGGGCGCGGTGCTGCGCGACAGCCGCTGGCGCGGTCAGGCAGGAGAGATCGACCTGATCCTGCAGGACGGCCCCGACCTGGTCTTCGTCGAGGTGAAATCGGCCGCCACCCATGCCGCCGCCGGCGGGATGCTGCGGCCCGCGCAGATCCGGCGCATCATGGCCTCGGCCTGCGACTATTGCGGGCGGCACGGGCTGGACGGGGCGACAATGCGCTTCGACGTGGCGCTGGTCGACGGGCTGGGCCGGGTCGAGATCCTGGCGAATGCGCTGGTCCAAGACTGA